One window of Felis catus isolate Fca126 chromosome D4, F.catus_Fca126_mat1.0, whole genome shotgun sequence genomic DNA carries:
- the DMAC1 gene encoding distal membrane-arm assembly complex protein 1 has protein sequence MGSFLSQPLEPIKVAAPPEVTNSAEPLPLAAPGAPTSPAEAPLLNNCWSCRVLSGSGLIGAGGYVYWVARKPMKLGYAPSPGTITQMVVGISIACWGVIILADPKGKAFRAD, from the exons ATGGGTTCTTTCTTGTCCCAACCTCTGGAGCCCATCAAAGTCGCTGCGCCTCCTGAGGTCACCAACTCCGCCGAGCCCCTGCCCCTGGCTGCACCTGGAGCGCCGACCTCTCCAGCGGAAGCGCCTCTACTTAATAACTGCTGGAGCTGTCGCGTGCTCTCCGGGTCGGGGCTGATAGGGGCGGGCGGGTACGTGTACTGGGTGGCGCGGAAGCCCATGAAGCTGGGATACGCCCCGAGTCCAGGGACTATTACGCAGATGGTCGTCGGCATCA gcatAGCTTGTTGGGGTGTAATCATCCTGGCAGACCCCAAAGGGAAAGCCTTCCGTGCTGATTGA